In Aquimarina sp. TRL1, a single window of DNA contains:
- the thrA gene encoding bifunctional aspartate kinase/homoserine dehydrogenase I, which translates to MKVLKFGGKSLANGQGIQTVVDIIDQKVKKGEHITVVLSARGTSTDELEAILEQAVKNENYQEALDAFKKYQIADFGNVNFLEEFEILDKLFEGVSLLGDYSKRIKDQVLSQGEVISAKLVTHLLKERGVNAHFTDSRELIITDGQFGDAQPLDTLSKENVVKHFEKYNGTTVNVVTGFIASNAKNETTTLGRNGSNYTASLLANYLNAEELQNFTHVNGIYTANPDLVPDAKKIERLSFTEANELAYFGANILHAKTIIPLIEKNIPLRILNTFDHNNEGTLITSEASEKGIKSLSVLENVSLINLEGRGLLGKVGVDARIFKALAYKNISVSIISQGSSERGIGLVVSADEAKQAKATLEQEFESDFYKRDVSSITVEKDVSVISIIGQDLSTFHKPYNALIRNQVVPLLFNNTVTGKNVSLVVKKNQLHKALNVIHGEIFEISKKVNIAIFGHGLVGGTLIDQILTSAKEIEKRKKIHLNIFAVANSRKVLLQKNGVKKEWRGDLEEHGVVYEIEEIIKYADVHHLENLIAIDNTASKEFTDHYITLVKHGFDLVSSNKVANTLSFDFYKELRKTLEENQKQYLYETNVGAGLPLIDTIKLLHLSGENITRIKGVFSGSLSYLFNTYSVENRKFSEVLQEAIDKGFTEPDPREDLCGNDVGRKLLILARELDLSNEFEDVQIDNLIPENLRDGDAASFLGRLQELDPVYEKIKEDQKEKHVLRYIGDLSGDLSQEKGVLEVKLVSVPESSALGQVKGSDSIFEIYTESYGDQPVVIQGAGAGAAVTARGVFGDILRLTEKG; encoded by the coding sequence ATGAAAGTTTTAAAATTTGGAGGAAAATCACTGGCAAATGGACAAGGAATCCAAACCGTAGTAGATATTATTGATCAGAAAGTAAAAAAAGGAGAACACATAACAGTGGTGCTTTCGGCAAGAGGGACTTCTACAGATGAATTGGAAGCAATTCTGGAGCAAGCTGTGAAAAATGAAAATTACCAAGAGGCGTTGGATGCGTTTAAGAAATATCAAATCGCAGATTTTGGAAATGTTAATTTTTTAGAAGAATTTGAAATTCTTGACAAGTTGTTTGAGGGAGTTTCACTGCTGGGAGATTATAGCAAAAGAATCAAAGATCAGGTGTTGTCTCAGGGAGAAGTGATTTCTGCTAAGCTGGTGACACATTTGCTAAAGGAAAGAGGTGTGAATGCTCATTTTACAGATAGTAGAGAATTGATCATTACAGATGGTCAATTTGGAGATGCACAACCGTTAGATACTTTATCTAAAGAAAATGTCGTGAAACATTTTGAAAAATATAATGGAACTACAGTGAATGTAGTGACAGGGTTTATCGCTTCGAATGCTAAAAATGAAACAACGACTTTAGGTAGAAATGGGAGTAATTATACAGCTTCGTTATTGGCGAATTATTTAAATGCTGAAGAATTACAGAACTTCACCCATGTTAATGGAATTTATACAGCAAACCCTGATCTCGTGCCAGATGCAAAGAAGATAGAAAGACTGTCTTTTACAGAAGCAAATGAGTTAGCATATTTTGGGGCAAATATTTTACATGCCAAAACGATTATTCCATTAATAGAGAAAAATATCCCTCTTCGGATATTGAATACATTTGATCATAATAATGAAGGAACTCTTATAACTTCAGAAGCTAGCGAAAAAGGTATTAAGTCATTATCTGTATTGGAGAATGTGTCTTTGATAAACCTGGAAGGAAGAGGGTTATTGGGGAAAGTGGGAGTTGATGCTAGAATTTTTAAAGCTTTGGCGTATAAAAATATAAGTGTAAGTATTATATCTCAGGGGTCGTCAGAGCGAGGAATTGGATTGGTGGTAAGTGCAGATGAAGCAAAACAGGCAAAGGCGACGCTAGAGCAAGAGTTTGAGTCTGATTTTTACAAAAGAGATGTGAGTAGTATTACAGTGGAGAAGGATGTATCTGTAATTTCGATAATAGGACAGGATTTAAGTACCTTTCACAAGCCGTATAATGCATTGATACGGAATCAGGTGGTGCCGCTTTTATTTAATAATACTGTTACAGGAAAGAATGTGAGTTTGGTGGTTAAAAAGAACCAGCTTCATAAAGCTTTAAATGTGATTCATGGTGAGATTTTTGAAATTTCTAAAAAAGTTAATATTGCCATCTTTGGTCATGGCTTAGTTGGAGGGACTTTGATTGATCAGATATTGACATCTGCAAAAGAGATAGAAAAGCGTAAGAAAATTCATCTGAATATATTTGCTGTAGCGAATTCGAGAAAAGTACTCTTGCAGAAAAATGGAGTTAAAAAAGAGTGGAGAGGAGATTTAGAGGAGCATGGAGTTGTATATGAAATCGAAGAAATTATAAAATATGCAGATGTACACCATTTAGAGAACTTAATAGCAATTGATAATACGGCAAGTAAAGAATTTACAGATCATTATATTACCTTAGTGAAGCATGGATTTGATTTGGTGTCTTCTAATAAGGTGGCGAATACGCTGAGTTTTGATTTTTATAAAGAGTTGAGAAAGACACTAGAAGAAAATCAAAAACAGTATCTGTATGAAACAAATGTGGGAGCAGGGTTACCTTTGATTGATACCATTAAACTGTTGCATTTATCAGGAGAGAACATTACCCGAATTAAAGGAGTGTTTTCGGGGTCATTAAGTTACTTGTTTAATACGTACTCAGTAGAAAACAGGAAGTTTAGTGAAGTGCTTCAGGAAGCAATAGATAAAGGGTTTACAGAACCAGATCCAAGAGAAGACCTGTGTGGGAATGATGTAGGGAGAAAACTATTGATACTTGCCAGGGAATTAGATTTGAGCAATGAGTTTGAAGATGTTCAGATAGATAATTTGATCCCGGAAAATTTGAGAGATGGTGACGCAGCTTCTTTTCTAGGAAGGTTGCAAGAGTTGGATCCGGTATATGAAAAAATAAAAGAAGATCAGAAAGAGAAACATGTATTGCGCTATATAGGAGATTTATCAGGAGATTTGTCACAGGAAAAGGGAGTTTTGGAGGTGAAGCTGGTTTCGGTTCCTGAGAGCAGTGCTTTGGGGCAGGTAAAAGGGTCTGATTCTATTTTTGAAATTTACACTGAATCTTATGGAGATCAGCCCGTAGTGATACAAGGAGCAGGAGCAGGAGCAGCAGTTACGGCAAGAGGGGTTTTTGGAGATATTCTCAGGTTGACAGAAAAAGGATAA
- a CDS encoding OsmC family protein: MKIQLKRIDQDYHFELTNERGHVTHIDNKTENGGHDLAPSPMEYVLMGVAGCSAIDVISILKKQRQQITAYSAEVDGRREKIGGASPFKEIKVTVYLEGEIDPDKAKRAAQLSFDKYCSVSKTLEPTAVVVYQVVLNNEAI; the protein is encoded by the coding sequence ATGAAAATACAATTAAAGAGAATTGATCAAGATTATCATTTCGAGTTAACAAACGAAAGAGGTCATGTGACTCATATTGATAATAAAACAGAAAACGGAGGGCATGATTTGGCACCAAGTCCTATGGAGTATGTGTTAATGGGAGTTGCGGGCTGTAGTGCGATTGATGTGATTTCAATATTGAAAAAACAAAGGCAGCAAATAACTGCCTATAGTGCAGAAGTTGATGGAAGAAGAGAAAAAATAGGGGGAGCTTCTCCGTTCAAAGAGATAAAAGTAACGGTTTATTTAGAAGGAGAAATAGACCCTGATAAAGCTAAGAGAGCAGCACAGTTGTCTTTTGATAAATATTGTTCTGTGTCCAAAACCTTAGAGCCTACTGCTGTAGTAGTGTATCAAGTGGTGTTAAATAATGAAGCCATATGA
- a CDS encoding PLP-dependent aspartate aminotransferase family protein: MSETYKNFETQSVRVQTEKTQFLEHSVPLYLTSGFVFEDSEEMRASFAEEKERNLYSRFSNPNTTEFVDKMCHLEGAEAGYAFATGMAAVFSTFAALLNSGDHIVSARSVFGSTHSLFTKYFPKWNIETSYFSVNEVEKAEALIKPNTKILYAESPTNPGVDVLDLELLSSIAKKHGLLLIVDNCFATPYLQNPIKLGADLVIHSATKLIDGQGRVLGGVTVGKKELIREIYLFSRNTGPSLSPFNAWVLSKSLETLAVRVDRHCENALKLAEYLEKHPKVNWVKYPFLVSHPQYEVAKKQMKLGGNIVAFEVKGGVEGGRTFFDNIKMCSLSANLGDTRTIVTHPASTTHSKLAVEDKLAVGITDGMVRCSVGLEAVEDVIKDIEQALGSL; the protein is encoded by the coding sequence ATGAGTGAAACGTATAAGAATTTTGAAACACAATCAGTTCGTGTTCAAACAGAAAAGACGCAGTTTTTGGAGCATTCTGTTCCTTTGTATTTAACTTCAGGATTTGTATTTGAAGACTCAGAAGAAATGCGTGCTTCTTTTGCAGAAGAGAAAGAACGGAATTTGTATAGTCGATTTAGTAATCCGAATACGACAGAATTTGTAGATAAAATGTGTCACCTGGAAGGAGCCGAAGCTGGATATGCTTTTGCAACAGGAATGGCTGCCGTGTTTTCTACCTTTGCAGCATTGTTGAATAGTGGAGATCATATCGTCTCTGCTAGGTCTGTATTTGGATCTACCCATTCTTTGTTTACTAAGTACTTTCCTAAGTGGAATATCGAAACAAGTTATTTTTCGGTGAATGAAGTAGAAAAAGCAGAAGCGTTAATTAAACCGAATACAAAAATCCTATATGCCGAATCTCCAACGAACCCTGGGGTTGATGTCTTGGATCTGGAATTGTTAAGTTCGATAGCAAAGAAACATGGATTATTGCTTATAGTTGATAATTGTTTTGCAACCCCTTATTTGCAAAACCCGATTAAACTGGGAGCAGATTTAGTGATCCATTCGGCAACAAAATTGATTGATGGACAAGGAAGGGTTCTTGGAGGTGTAACTGTCGGAAAGAAAGAGTTGATAAGGGAAATTTACTTGTTTTCCAGAAATACAGGTCCTTCGTTATCTCCGTTTAATGCGTGGGTGTTATCTAAGAGTTTGGAGACATTGGCAGTTCGAGTAGATAGGCACTGTGAGAATGCGTTGAAATTAGCAGAATACCTGGAAAAACACCCGAAAGTCAATTGGGTGAAATATCCATTTCTGGTATCTCATCCTCAATACGAAGTAGCAAAAAAGCAAATGAAATTAGGAGGGAATATTGTAGCATTTGAGGTAAAAGGAGGAGTAGAAGGGGGACGAACATTTTTTGATAATATAAAGATGTGCTCCTTGTCGGCTAACCTTGGGGATACTAGAACGATAGTAACACATCCGGCCTCAACTACCCATAGTAAATTAGCTGTGGAAGATAAGTTGGCAGTTGGAATAACAGATGGAATGGTGAGGTGTTCTGTAGGGCTAGAAGCTGTGGAAGATGTAATCAAAGATATAGAACAAGCGTTGGGATCGCTGTAA
- a CDS encoding DUF2061 domain-containing protein: MILDKVAGRKTSYESDKVSEKPIRSIAKAVSWRVVGTLDTLIVSYLLTGEMMLATSIASIDFVTKMILYFFHERIWNRIKWGK; this comes from the coding sequence ATGATATTAGATAAAGTAGCTGGAAGGAAAACATCGTATGAGTCAGATAAGGTTTCAGAGAAGCCAATACGAAGCATCGCTAAGGCAGTTAGCTGGCGAGTTGTAGGGACATTAGATACCTTGATTGTATCTTATCTTCTAACAGGAGAAATGATGTTGGCTACTTCTATAGCATCGATTGATTTTGTAACAAAAATGATTCTTTATTTCTTTCATGAAAGAATATGGAATCGTATAAAATGGGGAAAATAA
- a CDS encoding phosphoadenosine phosphosulfate reductase family protein, whose protein sequence is MKFTEKEIEELNKELKDKTPQEVVSWALSRAKKPVVTTNFRPYEAAILNVCVQEKKDIPVIWCDSGYNTPNTYRHAEKVIELLQLNVQLYVPRQTASHRDVVMGIPDVEDPMHKVFTEQVKLEPFRRAMADFTPDVWFTNLRKGQTALRDSLDILSLGKDGVLKVSPFYYYDDEKLDGYLLDNKLPNEFKYFDPTKVISNRECGLHTL, encoded by the coding sequence ATGAAATTTACAGAAAAAGAAATTGAAGAATTAAATAAAGAGCTTAAGGATAAGACGCCTCAGGAAGTTGTTTCCTGGGCTTTGTCAAGGGCAAAAAAACCTGTTGTAACCACAAATTTTAGACCTTATGAAGCAGCCATTCTTAATGTGTGTGTACAGGAGAAAAAAGACATTCCGGTTATATGGTGTGACTCGGGGTATAATACACCAAATACATATAGACATGCAGAAAAAGTAATAGAGTTACTGCAGTTAAATGTACAGTTGTATGTGCCTAGACAGACGGCATCTCATAGAGATGTAGTAATGGGGATTCCCGATGTGGAAGATCCGATGCATAAGGTATTTACAGAACAAGTAAAGTTAGAGCCCTTTAGAAGAGCAATGGCAGATTTTACTCCAGATGTATGGTTTACGAATTTGAGAAAAGGACAGACAGCACTCAGAGATTCGCTAGATATTCTGAGTTTAGGGAAAGACGGAGTCTTAAAAGTAAGCCCCTTTTATTACTATGATGATGAGAAGCTTGACGGATATTTATTAGACAATAAATTGCCGAATGAATTTAAGTATTTTGACCCTACAAAAGTAATAAGTAATAGAGAGTGCGGATTGCATACATTATAA
- the cysD gene encoding sulfate adenylyltransferase subunit CysD, with the protein MEIVEKKDEYGGEISGLGTQEGVTTLSVNPLESEAIYIFREVVAQFEKPVLLFSGGKDSITLVRLAQKAFYPGKIPFPLLHIDTGHNFPETIEFRDRLVKELGVELIVRNVQDSIDQGKVVEEKGRYASRNSLQTTTLLDALEEFKFDAAIGGARRDEEKARAKERIFSVRDDFGQWDEKNQRPELFDHLNGKIDLGQNVRVFPISNWTELDVWSYIEKEEIEIPSIYFAHKRKTFIRDGMIWSAEDDVVYRDEHEEVEERMVRFRTVGDMSCTAAVLSDAITIDKVVAEIRDSEISERGARIDDKRSEAAMEKRKQQGYF; encoded by the coding sequence ATGGAAATAGTAGAAAAGAAAGACGAATACGGAGGAGAAATTTCTGGTTTAGGAACTCAGGAAGGAGTAACAACTCTTAGTGTTAATCCTTTAGAGAGTGAAGCTATATACATATTCAGAGAAGTGGTGGCACAATTTGAAAAACCAGTACTACTATTCTCAGGGGGGAAAGATTCTATAACTCTAGTAAGATTAGCGCAGAAGGCATTTTACCCTGGAAAAATACCGTTCCCTTTATTGCATATAGATACAGGGCATAACTTTCCTGAGACAATTGAATTTAGAGATCGTTTGGTGAAAGAATTGGGAGTAGAGTTAATTGTTCGTAATGTTCAGGACTCTATCGATCAGGGAAAAGTAGTAGAAGAAAAAGGGCGATATGCTAGTAGAAATAGTCTTCAGACTACAACATTATTAGATGCGTTGGAAGAATTTAAGTTTGATGCAGCCATAGGAGGAGCAAGAAGAGATGAAGAGAAGGCAAGAGCAAAAGAACGTATTTTTTCTGTGAGAGATGATTTCGGACAGTGGGATGAAAAGAACCAAAGACCAGAATTGTTTGACCATTTAAATGGGAAAATAGATTTAGGACAGAATGTTCGAGTATTTCCGATCAGTAACTGGACAGAGTTGGATGTTTGGAGTTATATAGAAAAAGAAGAAATAGAAATCCCATCTATTTATTTTGCCCATAAAAGAAAAACATTTATCAGAGATGGTATGATTTGGTCAGCAGAAGATGATGTGGTGTATAGAGACGAACACGAAGAAGTAGAAGAAAGAATGGTTCGATTCAGAACAGTAGGAGATATGTCCTGTACAGCAGCGGTGCTTTCAGATGCGATAACGATTGATAAAGTAGTAGCAGAAATCAGGGATTCGGAAATATCAGAAAGAGGAGCGAGAATCGATGATAAGAGATCTGAAGCAGCGATGGAAAAAAGAAAACAACAAGGATATTTTTAA
- a CDS encoding sulfate adenylyltransferase subunit 1 translates to MEVLKIATAGSVDDGKSTLIGRILYDTKSLTTDKLEAIEAKSKANGFDYLDFSLATDGLVAEREQGITIDVAHIYFSTKRKSYIIADTPGHIEYTRNMVTGASTSQASIVLVDARKGVVEQTYRHFFINNLLRVKDVVVAVNKMDLVDFSQEKYEAIKADFEKLIQKSDYKEQNVTFIPVSALKGDNVVTPSENTPWYKGQTLLEHLEELDAQDLFEKSQLRFPVQTVIRPKQAEFHDFRGYAGKLYGGDLAVGDEITVLPSLTTSKIKEIYFFDKKFEKAGRGSSCTITLEDDVNISRGDMIVKISEKPKVEKQLSATLCWMDSKKLNPGTNYFLQSGSNRILAKVKSIQGTIATDFSGEDASKNELQLNEIGKVQIQLSKPLAFDSYTKNKASGSFILIDSQTNNTSAVGFVE, encoded by the coding sequence ATGGAAGTATTAAAAATAGCAACAGCAGGGAGCGTAGATGACGGAAAAAGTACGTTAATTGGTCGTATTTTATATGATACAAAATCCCTGACTACAGATAAATTAGAAGCTATTGAGGCAAAAAGTAAAGCAAATGGATTTGACTATTTGGATTTTTCTTTAGCAACAGATGGATTAGTAGCAGAGAGAGAACAGGGAATAACGATTGATGTAGCGCATATTTATTTTTCTACAAAACGAAAAAGTTACATCATTGCAGATACTCCAGGACATATAGAGTATACAAGAAATATGGTGACAGGAGCTTCTACTTCTCAGGCTTCTATCGTTTTGGTAGATGCTAGAAAAGGAGTAGTGGAGCAAACATACAGACATTTCTTTATCAATAATTTATTGAGAGTAAAGGATGTAGTAGTGGCTGTGAATAAGATGGATTTAGTAGATTTTTCTCAGGAGAAATACGAAGCTATAAAAGCAGATTTTGAGAAACTGATTCAAAAAAGTGATTATAAAGAACAGAATGTAACATTTATTCCTGTAAGTGCTTTAAAAGGAGACAATGTAGTGACGCCATCAGAAAATACCCCTTGGTATAAAGGGCAGACACTATTAGAGCATTTAGAAGAATTAGATGCACAGGATTTATTTGAAAAATCACAATTGAGATTTCCTGTTCAGACGGTAATTCGTCCTAAGCAGGCAGAATTCCATGATTTTAGAGGATATGCAGGGAAATTGTATGGCGGTGACCTGGCAGTAGGTGATGAAATTACTGTATTGCCTTCATTGACAACTTCAAAAATAAAAGAAATTTACTTCTTTGATAAAAAGTTTGAAAAAGCAGGAAGAGGAAGTTCTTGTACAATCACCTTAGAAGATGATGTTAATATCAGTAGAGGAGATATGATTGTAAAAATATCCGAAAAACCAAAAGTAGAGAAACAACTTTCAGCAACATTATGCTGGATGGATAGTAAAAAACTGAACCCCGGAACTAATTATTTCTTACAAAGTGGAAGTAATAGAATCTTAGCAAAAGTTAAAAGCATTCAAGGAACTATTGCAACGGATTTTTCTGGAGAAGACGCTTCTAAAAATGAACTTCAATTAAACGAAATTGGAAAAGTTCAGATTCAATTAAGCAAGCCTTTGGCCTTTGATTCTTATACAAAAAATAAAGCATCTGGTTCATTTATCCTGATCGATTCTCAGACAAATAATACCTCTGCGGTAGGATTTGTAGAGTAG
- a CDS encoding HEPN domain-containing protein, with translation MQSFRTEIENPIVEKDIIELANKIQLFKEGKVDEEKFRSLRLARGVYGQRQEGVQMIRIKLPYGKMLSNQLRRICEVSDEYSRGRLHITTRQDIQIHYVDLNRTPELWAELEKDDVTLREACGNTVRNVTASETAGVDPKEAFDVSPYADAIFRFFLRNPVCQEMGRKFKVSFSGSDEDTGLSYMHDLGFIAKVKDGVRGFKVMLAGGLGSQPRHADVLYDFLEADKIIPLMEGVLRIFDRHGERKSRAKARLKFLVKGIGLEAFKELLEAEQKAVSVASVPIDYEAYPISVPATVETPEVTIEDSEAFELWKSTNVMAQKQEGYVAIGIKVLLGDFYTDKARLLADLVEKYGAGELRLSLRQNILIPYVREDLVPFFYNELKKLGFVAPGYNKAIDITACPGTDTCNLGIASSTGIARELERVIKAEYPQYLENQDLVIKISGCMNGCGQHNMANIGFQGMSIRTKDKLVAPALQVLLGGANRGDGNARFADKVVKIPSKRGPEALRRILNDYESNAKDTPFVEYYEEKGEKYFYELLTDLSEIDNLTQEDFIDWGNEEKYVKAIGVGECAGVVIDLIATLFLESEEKIENAKVSFENEIYSDAVYHAYSSLVNTAKALLLAAKKKTNSHAKVISQFDDEFVTTGKIKVEEASFAELVYKLQKNAPTQDFAVDYIKSAEKFLKQVQEFREAEVAS, from the coding sequence ATGCAAAGTTTTAGAACCGAAATAGAAAACCCGATTGTAGAAAAAGATATCATTGAATTAGCCAATAAAATTCAATTATTCAAAGAAGGGAAAGTAGATGAGGAGAAGTTTCGTAGTCTTCGATTAGCACGAGGAGTATACGGACAGCGACAAGAGGGCGTGCAGATGATTCGCATCAAATTGCCTTATGGGAAGATGCTGAGTAATCAGTTACGACGTATCTGTGAGGTGTCAGATGAGTATTCCAGAGGGCGATTGCATATTACCACACGTCAGGATATTCAGATTCACTATGTAGATTTAAATAGAACTCCGGAACTTTGGGCAGAATTAGAAAAAGATGATGTAACCCTTAGGGAAGCCTGTGGAAATACGGTAAGAAACGTTACGGCATCAGAAACAGCAGGAGTTGATCCAAAAGAAGCCTTTGATGTTTCTCCATATGCAGATGCAATATTTCGTTTCTTCTTGAGGAATCCGGTTTGTCAGGAGATGGGAAGAAAATTTAAAGTTTCTTTTTCAGGATCAGATGAGGATACAGGACTTTCTTATATGCATGATTTAGGTTTTATCGCCAAGGTAAAAGACGGTGTTCGAGGTTTTAAAGTAATGTTAGCAGGAGGGTTGGGATCTCAGCCTAGACATGCAGATGTATTGTATGACTTTTTGGAAGCAGATAAAATTATTCCTTTGATGGAAGGAGTGTTGAGAATTTTTGATCGCCATGGAGAACGAAAAAGTAGAGCAAAAGCAAGATTGAAGTTTTTGGTAAAAGGAATAGGTCTGGAAGCGTTTAAGGAACTTTTAGAAGCAGAGCAAAAAGCAGTTTCTGTCGCGTCTGTTCCAATTGATTATGAAGCCTATCCGATTTCGGTTCCTGCAACGGTAGAAACACCTGAAGTCACTATAGAAGATAGTGAAGCATTTGAGTTGTGGAAATCAACGAATGTAATGGCTCAAAAACAAGAAGGGTATGTTGCAATCGGAATAAAAGTACTCTTAGGAGATTTTTATACAGACAAGGCAAGGTTACTTGCTGATCTGGTAGAGAAATATGGAGCTGGAGAATTGAGATTGTCGCTCCGTCAGAATATTTTGATTCCTTATGTTCGGGAAGATTTAGTACCTTTCTTTTATAATGAATTAAAAAAACTGGGCTTTGTAGCTCCAGGATATAATAAAGCGATTGATATTACTGCTTGTCCGGGAACAGATACATGTAATTTAGGGATTGCCAGTAGTACAGGGATTGCTAGAGAATTAGAGCGAGTAATCAAAGCAGAGTATCCACAATATCTAGAAAATCAGGATTTAGTGATTAAGATCAGTGGATGTATGAACGGATGTGGACAGCACAATATGGCTAATATCGGTTTTCAGGGGATGTCTATCCGAACTAAAGATAAACTGGTAGCTCCCGCTTTGCAAGTCCTGTTAGGAGGAGCAAATAGAGGAGATGGAAATGCTCGCTTCGCAGATAAAGTGGTGAAAATCCCTAGTAAAAGAGGACCGGAAGCATTACGTCGTATATTAAATGATTACGAATCCAATGCCAAAGACACTCCTTTTGTAGAGTATTATGAGGAAAAAGGAGAAAAATATTTTTATGAGTTGCTGACAGATTTATCAGAAATAGATAACCTTACTCAAGAAGATTTTATTGACTGGGGGAATGAAGAAAAATATGTCAAAGCGATTGGAGTAGGAGAGTGTGCCGGAGTTGTTATTGATTTGATCGCTACGCTATTTCTGGAAAGCGAAGAGAAGATAGAAAATGCAAAAGTATCTTTTGAAAATGAAATCTACTCTGATGCAGTGTATCATGCGTATAGCTCCTTAGTCAATACAGCAAAAGCATTGTTGTTGGCAGCGAAGAAGAAAACAAATAGCCATGCCAAAGTGATCAGTCAGTTTGATGATGAATTTGTTACTACTGGGAAAATTAAGGTAGAAGAAGCATCTTTTGCCGAATTGGTGTATAAGTTGCAAAAAAATGCACCGACTCAGGATTTTGCAGTAGATTATATAAAAAGTGCAGAAAAGTTTTTGAAGCAAGTACAAGAATTCAGAGAAGCAGAAGTTGCTTCATGA
- the cobA gene encoding uroporphyrinogen-III C-methyltransferase, producing the protein MSPSRNTSPKLTVVGAGPGDADLITLKAIKALVSADVVLYDSLINEELLEYASDAEKIFVGKRKGCYAYHQDQINELIVSRAKEKGHVVRLKGGDPFIFGRGAEEIDYVKQFGLQTEMIPGISSSLAVPAYQGIPLTRRGVSESFWVITGTTKAHKLSEDVYLAAKSNATIVILMGMGKLNEIVSIFADENRESTPVAIIQNGTTKDEKFGFGTIDSIQKVVAEKGLSSPAIIVIGEVVNNRVELESIYQRVNEEVASE; encoded by the coding sequence ATTTCTCCTTCAAGAAACACAAGTCCGAAATTAACTGTAGTAGGAGCAGGTCCTGGAGATGCAGATTTGATAACACTTAAGGCGATTAAAGCGTTGGTGTCGGCAGATGTAGTGTTATATGACTCATTGATAAATGAAGAATTACTGGAATATGCTTCTGATGCCGAAAAGATTTTTGTAGGAAAAAGAAAAGGCTGCTATGCATATCATCAAGATCAGATCAATGAATTAATTGTCAGTAGAGCAAAAGAAAAAGGACATGTAGTACGCTTAAAAGGAGGAGATCCGTTTATTTTTGGAAGAGGAGCAGAAGAAATCGACTATGTAAAACAGTTTGGTTTACAGACAGAAATGATCCCAGGAATATCGTCCTCATTAGCAGTGCCAGCTTATCAGGGAATCCCTTTGACTAGAAGAGGAGTTTCAGAAAGTTTTTGGGTAATAACAGGTACAACAAAGGCTCATAAATTATCAGAAGATGTTTATCTGGCGGCAAAGTCTAATGCGACGATTGTAATTTTGATGGGCATGGGTAAGTTGAATGAAATAGTTAGTATCTTTGCAGACGAAAATAGAGAAAGTACGCCTGTTGCGATCATTCAGAATGGAACAACTAAAGACGAAAAATTCGGTTTTGGAACCATTGATTCTATTCAAAAGGTCGTAGCTGAAAAAGGATTATCATCACCAGCAATTATTGTTATAGGAGAGGTGGTGAATAACAGAGTTGAGTTAGAGTCTATTTACCAAAGAGTAAATGAAGAAGTTGCGTCAGAATAA
- a CDS encoding bifunctional precorrin-2 dehydrogenase/sirohydrochlorin ferrochelatase yields MERNNLYPVFLKLKNLKVLIVGGGNVAEEKLTFLLKSSPDANITIVAPEFGQGTKKLASDFGVKMITKKYKKKFLKGKHIAIATTDVPAVNIKVFEDCQKKNILVNVADNPPYCDFYMGGVVTKGNVKIAISTNGKSPTTAKRLRQFFEEVIPENIDDLVKNLNEYRKTIKGDFGEKVERLNEFTKELIAKKVEK; encoded by the coding sequence ATGGAAAGAAATAACTTATATCCTGTTTTTTTGAAACTAAAAAACCTTAAAGTACTGATTGTAGGAGGAGGAAATGTAGCAGAAGAAAAGCTTACTTTTTTGTTAAAATCAAGTCCTGATGCAAATATTACAATTGTAGCACCGGAATTTGGTCAGGGAACAAAGAAACTAGCAAGTGATTTTGGAGTGAAAATGATCACAAAAAAATATAAAAAAAAGTTTCTGAAAGGTAAGCATATAGCAATTGCAACCACAGATGTGCCAGCGGTGAATATAAAAGTATTCGAGGATTGTCAAAAAAAGAATATTCTTGTTAATGTAGCCGATAACCCACCTTATTGTGATTTTTATATGGGGGGAGTTGTGACAAAAGGGAATGTGAAAATAGCAATTTCTACAAACGGAAAATCTCCGACTACAGCAAAGAGACTACGTCAGTTTTTTGAAGAAGTAATTCCAGAAAATATTGATGATCTAGTAAAGAATTTAAACGAGTATAGAAAAACTATAAAAGGTGATTTTGGAGAAAAAGTGGAACGATTGAACGAATTCACCAAAGAATTAATAGCTAAAAAAGTTGAGAAATGA